The following are encoded in a window of Impatiens glandulifera chromosome 5, dImpGla2.1, whole genome shotgun sequence genomic DNA:
- the LOC124938714 gene encoding protein YIF1B-A-like: MFDNLGVQSEVPRPQKNQQPDIPNAFGNAFYGAGSGFIRGGLGAYGEKILGSSSEYVQSNISRYFSDPQYYFQVNDHYVRNKLKVVLFPFLHRGHWTRISEPVGGRLSYKPPIHDINAPDLYIPFMVFGTYIVLAGFSLGLYGKFSPEVLNWLIIKGLMGWGMQFILLKTLLVSLGSGEAPFLDIVAYAGYMFTGISLGIVGRIVWRHSYYLLMPWTCLCMGIFLVKTLKRVSEVRSHDSSKQHYLLLFIALAQFPLFLWLGNVTVHWLF, from the exons ATGTTTGATAATCTAGGAGTTCAATCTGAAGTACCTAGACCACAAAAGAATCAGCAACCTGACATCCCTAACGCATTTGGGAATGCTTTTTATGGTGCGGGTTCAGGGTTTATAAGAGGTGGTTTAGGCGCTTATGGAGAGAAAATCTTGGGTTCAAGCTCAGAATATGTGCAAAGCAAT ATTAGTAGGTATTTCTCTGATCCTCAATACTACTTCCAAGTGAACGATCACTATGTGAGGAACAAACTGAAGGTTGTTCTGTTTCCGTTTCTGCATAGG GGCCATTGGACCAGGATATCGGAGCCAGTTGGTGGGAGGTTGTCGTATAAACCACCAATACACGATATAAATGCACCTGACTTATACATTCCATTCATGGTCTTTGGCACCTATATTGTGCTGGCTGGCTTTTCATTAGGCCTTTATGGCAA GTTTAGCCCAGAAGTTCTGAATTGGTTAATCATAAAGGGTCTGATGGGGTGGGGAATGCAATTCATTCTTCTGAAAACGTTGCTAGTTTCATTGGGAAGTGGGGAGGCACCGTTTTTGGACATAGTTGCTTATGCGGGATATATGTTCACTGGTATAAGTTTGGGTATAGTGGGAAGGATCGTGTGGAGACACTCTTACTATTTGTTGATGCCTTGGACTTGCTTGTGCATGGGAATATTCTTGGTGAAGACGTTGAAGAGAGTTTCGGAGGTGAGAAGTCATGATTCAAGCAAACAGCATTATCTTCTTCTATTCATTGCCTTGGCTCAGTTCCCACTTTTCCTTTGGCTTGGTAATGTCACTGTTCATTGgcttttctaa